One segment of Deltaproteobacteria bacterium DNA contains the following:
- a CDS encoding mitochondrial fission ELM1 family protein gives MPTASSATAGPRVWVLTSKKLGDNAQVLAIAQDLGWPYEAKTLVYTGLNHFHFRVFGPSLRKVALERSSQLSPPWPDVVLTVGRRAVPVALWIRQQSRGATKLVQVGQSRVKLDRFDLVVANPQYHLPPHPRLVRLELPLLYGNAEAIAAAAATWRERFATLPRPWTALFVGGSTAPFALDTMAVRDLMGMTHRLLTRDGGSLLVTTSRRTPSDAADFIRDAMPAQGFFHRWSPNGASNPYLGMLGLADRFLVTGESISMLVEVVRQGKPLAIYPLPERTLSFRLRVRRLLQDALLPQRHDTNAPRSLRERCGDFLVRCGALEYRRDFTLFHRRLIDRQLAVWAGEPFPQVTNPPPDDLPFVVERIRALFPSVARA, from the coding sequence ATGCCCACTGCCTCGAGCGCAACAGCAGGACCGCGAGTCTGGGTGCTGACCTCGAAGAAGCTGGGCGATAATGCCCAAGTGCTCGCCATCGCCCAAGATCTCGGTTGGCCCTACGAAGCGAAAACCCTCGTCTATACTGGGCTCAATCATTTTCATTTCCGCGTCTTCGGTCCCTCGTTACGAAAAGTCGCGCTAGAACGGTCAAGTCAGCTCTCGCCGCCCTGGCCGGATGTAGTGTTGACGGTAGGCCGCCGCGCTGTACCAGTGGCGTTGTGGATTCGACAGCAATCTCGGGGCGCGACCAAGCTAGTCCAAGTCGGACAATCGCGGGTGAAGCTTGATCGCTTCGACCTCGTGGTCGCTAACCCGCAGTATCATCTCCCGCCGCATCCCCGCCTCGTTCGCCTCGAGCTCCCGTTGTTGTACGGCAATGCCGAGGCGATAGCGGCAGCCGCCGCAACATGGCGCGAACGCTTTGCCACACTCCCTCGCCCCTGGACCGCGTTGTTCGTTGGTGGCTCGACCGCACCGTTTGCACTCGACACCATGGCAGTACGCGACCTCATGGGCATGACGCACCGTCTGCTTACCCGCGACGGCGGGAGTTTGTTGGTCACGACTAGCCGTCGCACCCCATCCGACGCCGCAGATTTCATTCGTGATGCCATGCCAGCCCAAGGTTTTTTTCATCGCTGGTCGCCAAATGGCGCCAGCAACCCGTATCTCGGCATGTTGGGTCTGGCCGATCGCTTTCTGGTAACTGGAGAGAGCATTTCGATGTTGGTGGAAGTTGTGCGGCAGGGCAAACCGCTGGCTATTTATCCACTGCCGGAACGCACCTTGTCGTTCCGCCTGCGCGTTCGTCGCTTGCTCCAAGACGCCTTGCTCCCACAGAGGCACGACACCAACGCGCCCCGCAGTCTCCGCGAACGCTGCGGCGATTTCTTAGTCCGTTGTGGAGCGCTAGAGTACCGTCGCGATTTCACACTGTTTCATCGGCGCTTGATCGACCGGCAATTGGCAGTGTGGGCGGGCGAGCCGTTTCCACAGGTGACGAACCCGCCGCCGGACGATCTCCCGTTTGTGGTCGAGCGTATCAGGGCGCTGTTTCCTTCGGTGGCGCGAGCTTAA
- a CDS encoding phosphocholine cytidylyltransferase family protein, producing MKAIILSAGQGKRLLPLTYEAPKCLLPVENTRPVLELQLQAFEQCGIRSVTVMVGFGAAKVEEFLGKCSLRDVQVRTCYNPFFETSNNLATCWLAIPEMTEDFILLNGDTLFTPTVLQRLLVAPPAPVTLTIDQKAVYDEDDMKVSLNGGCRLKAVGKTLPLATVHGESIGLMRFCGRGVAAFRQALDAAIREPEALDRWYLSVLNSLAAHEHIDTVSIRGQWWAEIDTPADLAKVRAHFATLDPATAAVS from the coding sequence ATGAAAGCAATCATACTGAGCGCCGGCCAAGGGAAACGTCTCCTCCCCCTGACTTACGAAGCCCCCAAATGTCTCCTCCCGGTCGAGAATACTCGTCCAGTCCTGGAGCTACAACTACAAGCGTTCGAGCAGTGCGGCATCCGCTCGGTCACTGTCATGGTGGGATTCGGTGCCGCCAAAGTCGAAGAGTTCTTAGGGAAGTGCTCGTTGCGCGATGTGCAGGTACGCACTTGCTACAACCCCTTCTTCGAGACCTCCAATAATCTGGCGACTTGCTGGCTGGCCATTCCCGAGATGACGGAAGATTTTATTCTCCTGAATGGCGACACTCTGTTCACCCCGACCGTGCTGCAACGATTACTCGTGGCCCCGCCGGCACCGGTCACGCTGACCATCGATCAGAAAGCCGTCTACGATGAAGACGACATGAAAGTCTCACTCAACGGCGGCTGCCGCCTGAAAGCCGTAGGCAAGACGCTGCCGCTCGCCACCGTGCATGGAGAATCCATCGGGCTGATGCGCTTCTGTGGCCGTGGAGTCGCCGCCTTTCGTCAGGCCCTCGATGCTGCGATCCGCGAACCCGAGGCGCTCGATCGTTGGTATCTCTCGGTGCTCAACTCTTTGGCAGCACACGAACACATCGACACTGTGTCGATACGCGGCCAGTGGTGGGCAGAGATCGACACTCCGGCAGATCTCGCGAAAGTCCGCGCGCATTTTGCGACCCTTGATCCCGCCACCGCCGCTGTTTCGTAA
- a CDS encoding LptF/LptG family permease, translated as MRRLGAVLSSYTIRAVAGPTVFALVGLSVMLLAKDLLGFADFVINRGFGVLVVAMIAFYEILPLAARVLPFAVLVGVLVGLGRLQGDREIVALEASGVSSQRLVGPVLLFATAMATLGIVLSLFAAPWATRSLMATLRLMAAQNPGLSLRAGTVHEFQDVKLAAREISASGKQLRGVLVWVPEQGQTLFAERGELQSAQEGGMQLILRDGVMLRTPRVSGEDTRFERFFQPLHEGTEKIRKHEDVLSEVSLADLAALAWGEANVHEPALRAQTEFHRRVAYPLAGLCFGLLAVPLAFSGRRFSRAAGGVTGLLVTLLYYGLLQLGDGLSQAGMLSVSGGVWLPNLVVLVLAGALLMGERWWPRWTSMRRRHRSDVPPEARWQPRLLASQKWLSQRWILWRYVGRQYLVLWAFSFAVLFVGYLLVDILERLDWFARHQADLLQALQFYGFRTPLLASRVVPMSLLLATTLTVSALSSRLELVGMRACGVSAVYALLPMIGVAALVTPGYFLLNEFVVPETNTLADQFKNLEIKNRAQDSGPLQQLIWYRAGSYVYQAAQFDPQRGQAVGLSVYTLGNDGLPVERIDAAEAKHVGGGMWELSDPARVTISDRGVQEMPAETRIQLGEAPEESVDTMQFGVGDLARYIRDTEVHGYDATGYRVDFHVKLAAPLACILLPAIAMFFSIAGPPFPPPAVTLLVTTVVGVGQVLLTGVCASLGYGGFLPPSIAGWLPSVGFVCVAGALARRSLG; from the coding sequence ATGCGGCGACTGGGTGCGGTGCTCAGCAGCTATACGATTCGCGCAGTCGCCGGACCCACCGTTTTTGCTCTCGTCGGGCTTTCGGTCATGCTGCTTGCCAAAGATTTGCTAGGGTTCGCGGACTTCGTCATCAATCGCGGCTTTGGGGTGCTCGTCGTGGCCATGATCGCCTTTTACGAGATCTTGCCCTTGGCTGCGCGGGTGTTGCCCTTCGCAGTACTAGTTGGGGTCTTGGTCGGGCTCGGTCGTTTGCAGGGGGATCGCGAAATCGTCGCTCTGGAAGCTTCTGGGGTATCGAGTCAACGGCTGGTCGGTCCGGTCCTGCTGTTCGCGACGGCGATGGCGACACTCGGGATTGTCCTGAGCCTTTTCGCCGCGCCCTGGGCAACACGTTCGCTGATGGCGACGCTGCGCCTGATGGCGGCGCAGAATCCCGGGCTGTCCTTGCGGGCCGGGACAGTGCATGAGTTCCAAGATGTCAAACTGGCGGCGCGAGAAATTTCTGCGAGCGGGAAGCAATTGCGCGGCGTGCTCGTCTGGGTGCCAGAGCAAGGGCAGACCTTGTTCGCCGAACGCGGAGAATTACAGTCCGCGCAGGAAGGAGGCATGCAGCTCATCCTCCGCGATGGCGTGATGTTACGCACGCCGCGCGTGAGCGGCGAGGACACCCGTTTCGAGCGATTCTTTCAGCCGCTCCACGAAGGCACGGAGAAAATCCGCAAACACGAAGATGTTCTCTCCGAGGTCTCGTTAGCAGACTTGGCCGCGCTGGCCTGGGGCGAGGCCAATGTGCACGAACCCGCTCTACGGGCGCAAACGGAATTTCATCGGCGCGTGGCTTACCCGCTCGCCGGTCTCTGCTTCGGTCTATTGGCCGTTCCACTGGCGTTCTCTGGTCGTCGCTTCTCGCGCGCTGCCGGTGGCGTGACCGGGCTGCTGGTAACGTTACTCTATTACGGCCTTCTGCAGTTGGGAGACGGCTTGAGCCAAGCCGGGATGCTCTCCGTGAGCGGCGGCGTCTGGCTCCCGAATCTGGTCGTGCTCGTACTCGCGGGCGCTCTACTCATGGGCGAGCGCTGGTGGCCGAGATGGACGTCGATGCGGCGTCGCCACCGCAGCGACGTTCCTCCAGAGGCTCGCTGGCAGCCGCGTTTGCTGGCCTCGCAAAAATGGCTCTCGCAACGGTGGATTCTCTGGCGCTATGTCGGGCGGCAGTATCTGGTGCTGTGGGCGTTCTCGTTTGCCGTTCTGTTCGTGGGCTATCTCCTCGTCGATATCCTGGAACGGCTCGATTGGTTTGCCCGCCATCAGGCCGATCTGCTGCAAGCGCTACAATTCTACGGCTTCCGCACGCCCTTGTTGGCCTCGCGAGTCGTGCCGATGTCCCTCCTCCTGGCGACGACGTTGACCGTGAGCGCGCTTTCTTCGCGCTTGGAACTGGTGGGGATGCGAGCCTGTGGGGTGTCGGCCGTTTACGCACTTCTGCCGATGATCGGTGTGGCCGCGCTCGTGACACCGGGGTATTTCTTGCTCAACGAGTTTGTCGTGCCGGAAACCAACACACTGGCTGACCAGTTCAAGAATCTGGAGATCAAAAACCGGGCGCAAGATTCTGGCCCCTTGCAGCAACTGATCTGGTATCGAGCCGGGTCGTACGTGTATCAAGCCGCACAATTCGATCCGCAGCGCGGACAGGCCGTAGGGCTCTCGGTCTATACGTTGGGAAACGATGGGTTGCCTGTGGAGCGTATTGACGCTGCCGAGGCGAAACATGTCGGCGGAGGGATGTGGGAGCTGAGTGACCCAGCCCGAGTGACGATTTCCGACCGGGGCGTGCAAGAGATGCCGGCCGAGACACGCATCCAGCTCGGAGAAGCACCCGAAGAATCCGTGGATACCATGCAGTTCGGTGTTGGCGACTTGGCTCGATACATTCGCGACACTGAAGTCCACGGCTACGACGCCACTGGTTATCGCGTCGATTTCCATGTGAAACTTGCCGCGCCGCTGGCCTGTATACTCCTACCCGCGATCGCCATGTTCTTCTCGATTGCCGGACCGCCGTTTCCTCCTCCGGCAGTGACCTTACTTGTCACCACGGTAGTCGGAGTGGGCCAAGTCCTCTTGACCGGCGTGTGCGCTTCCTTGGGGTACGGGGGATTTCTGCCGCCGTCGATTGCCGGGTGGTTGCCGTCGGTTGGGTTTGTTTGTGTAGCGGGTGCGTTGGCGCGGCGCAGCCTGGGGTAA